The Sphingobacteriales bacterium nucleotide sequence ATTACTAAATACATGCTCTATTCGAGAAAAGGCAGAGCAAACTGTTCGCAATCGCTTAAATTCTATCAATGAAATAAAAGAACAAAAACCAGGCTTGTTAGTTGGTGTTTTAGGTTGTATGGCAGAACGACTAAAGTCTAAATTCTTAGAAGAAGAAAAATTAGTAGATATTGTAGTTGGTCCAGATGCTTACCGTACATTGCCTGAGTTATTAGCAGAAGCAGAAGGTGGACAAAAAGCAGTGAATGTATTATTAAGTAGAGAAGAAACTTACGCAGACATTTCGCCAGTACGTTTAGATAAAAATGGTGTTACTGCATTTATTTCTATCATGCGTGGGTGCGATAATATGTGTTCATTCTGCGTGGTACCTTTTACACGTGGCAGAGAACGAAGTAGAAATCCAGAATCTATTATAGCAGAAGCACACGATTTATTTCAAAAAGGATATAGAGAAGTAACTTTGCTTGGACAAAATGTAGACTCATACAAATGGAAAGGAGAAGATAAAAACGATGACAAAGAAGCTGAAGTGTTACTCAATTTTGCGCAACTTTTAGAGAAAGTGGCATTAGTACATCCAGATTTGCGTGTACGTTTCTCTACATCACATCCAAAAGATATTACAGACGAAGTGTTATATACAATGGCAAAATATGAAAATATATGTAAGTATATACATTTGCCAGTACAAAGTGGAAGTTCATCTTGCTTAGAAAGAATGAACAGAACTTATGACAGAGCATGGTATATCAATAGAGTTGATGCCATCAAACGTATCATTCCAGATTGTGGTATTTCTTCAGATATCATTGCTGGATTTTGTGGTGAAACAGAAGAAGAACATCAAGATACACTTTCAATGATTGATTATGTACAGTATGATATGAGTTATATGTTTTTCTATAGCGAAAGACCAGGTACCTTAGCAGCACGCAAATACAAAGACGATGTAGATTTAGAAACTAAAAAACGTAGACTAAATGAAATCATCACTTTACAAAATCAGCATTCACTACAAAACAATCTAAAAGATTTAGGCAAGACATTTAGAGTATTGATAGAAAAGACATCAAAAAAGAGTGATGATGAGTTATGTGGAAGAAATTCACAAAATAAGATGGTTGTTTTTCCTAGAGAAAATTATCAAATAGGCGAATATGTAAATGTATTGATAGAAAAAAATACTGGCGCTACTTTAATTGGAAAAGTAGTTAGATAAATATGATGAATATTCTGATTAAAAATAATATCGAACAAATTAAATCTATTCTACTGGTGAATAAAGTAGAAAGTGCATATTTATTTGGTAGTATGACTAATGCAAAAATAAAAAACCCAAATGACATAGATTTGTTAATTAGGTTCAACGATAAAATAAATTTTATTGAATACAGTGATAATTATTTTAGAATTATAAATAGTTTACAAGAATTATTAAAAAAAGACGTTGATATTGTTGCAGAAGAAACAATATCAAATAAATATCTGAAACAATCTATTGACGCAGAAAAAATTCAGATTTTATGAATATCAAAGAACTAAAATTACTCGAAGATATTAAAACTTCTATTTCTTCTATTGATGAACATCTCCAACACAAAAGAGATTTTAATTTATATATATCAAACAAGACAATTCGTCGTGCTGTAGAAAGAGAATTAGAAATCATTGGAGAAGCAATTGGAATTCTTTTAAAGTTAAATCCAAATATAAATATTTCATATGCAAGACAAATTGTTGATTTAAGAAATAAAGTCATTCATGCATACGATAATGTAAATAACACAATTATTTGGAAAGTAATAGTTGTAGATTTACCAGTTTTGAAAATTGAAGTTAATAACTTACTACCATAAATATTACCTATTACCTTGAATACACTTTACCTTATTCCTACAACAATTGCTGAAAATAGTACACAGACTATTCCAACATACATTGCAGATGCAATTACAATATGTGAGATATTTGTCGTAGAAAATCTAAAAACTGCAAGAAGATTTATCAAATCAATTGTAAAAGCAAAAAATATAGATAAGTGTATTTTTATTGAGTTAGATAAACATCAGAACTACAAATTTGACGAGCAATTTTTTTATACATTAAAAAATAAAAATATAGGATTGATGAGCGAAGCAGGCACGCCGTGCATCGCAGATCCAGGAAATAAATTTGTGCAACTTGCACACGAATTAAGATGGAAAATTAAACCATTAGTTGGTCCAAGTTCAATTTTATTAGCATTAATGTCAAGTGGATTCAATGGACAGCAATTCTCATTCAATGGTTATTTGCCTATTGATGCAAAAGAAAGAAGAAGTAAAATTTTAGAGTTAGAACGATATGCCAATAAAAATCAAACACAAATTTTTATGGACACACCATATCGAAATCAAAAGATGCTAGAAGAACTCTTGAGCAATTGCAATGTCAATACAAAATTATGCATAGCATGCAATCTTGCAGCCAATGATGAATGGATAAAAACACTAACTATTGCTGAATGGAAGAAGCAAAAAGTAGATGTACAAAAAAAACCATGTATTTTTATTTTAGGAAAATAAGCACATATGATAATTATAGATGATGTATTGATAAGCGATGATGTGTTGGAAAAACAATTTGTTTGTAACATAAGCAAATGCAAAGGTGCATGTTGCATAGAAGGCGATAGTGGTGCGCCAGTAGAAAAAGAAGAAAGAAAAATTTTAAAAAAGATATTTCCAAAAATAAAAAAGTACCTAACGCAAGAAGGCATTGAAGCAATAGAAAAACAAGGTACTTCTGTAGATGAAGAAGATGATGAATATGCATCTTTTGCAACACCTTTAATTAATGGTGGAGCATGTGCTTACATTAACTATGATGAAAATGGAACAGTAGTTTGTGGTATAGAACAAGCATATAGAGATGGTGTAATTGACTATCAAAAGCCAATCAGTTGCCATCTGTATCCAATTCGTTTAAAAAGAATGGACACCATGCTTGCCATGAATTACGACTATTGGGAAATATGTAAAGATGCTTGTACACTTGGAAAAAAATTAAAAGTTCCAGTATATCAATTTCTAAAAGAGCCAATAATTAGAAAGTTTGGCGAAGAATTTTATGAAATCTTAGAGCAAGCTTCTAAAAAATAGTTTATTGCATAGAATGAAAACCAATCGTATTGCCTTCAGTATCTGAAACTAAGCCAATAAAACCATATGCACCAATAGATGTTTTATTGTCTATGATTTTGCCACCAGCTTGTTCTACTCTACTCAATTCTACAGCACAATCTTCTGAGCCAAAATAAACTATTGTGCCCATGCCACTTGGTTTATAACATTCCATTTTTACTAATGCACCAGAAGCACCACCACCATTTTGGTCTGAAGGAAAAGCATACATTTCACCATCAAAACCTTCTGGCGCTGGCATTGCTTCCAATTTTTTTGCTAATACAGTTTCGTAGAAACTTACGGCTCTAT carries:
- a CDS encoding SAM-dependent methyltransferase; the encoded protein is MTLNTLYLIPTTIAENSTQTIPTYIADAITICEIFVVENLKTARRFIKSIVKAKNIDKCIFIELDKHQNYKFDEQFFYTLKNKNIGLMSEAGTPCIADPGNKFVQLAHELRWKIKPLVGPSSILLALMSSGFNGQQFSFNGYLPIDAKERRSKILELERYANKNQTQIFMDTPYRNQKMLEELLSNCNVNTKLCIACNLAANDEWIKTLTIAEWKKQKVDVQKKPCIFILGK
- a CDS encoding DUF86 domain-containing protein, which produces MNIKELKLLEDIKTSISSIDEHLQHKRDFNLYISNKTIRRAVERELEIIGEAIGILLKLNPNINISYARQIVDLRNKVIHAYDNVNNTIIWKVIVVDLPVLKIEVNNLLP
- a CDS encoding VOC family protein — its product is MMNPVVWFEIYVNDMNRAVSFYETVLAKKLEAMPAPEGFDGEMYAFPSDQNGGGASGALVKMECYKPSGMGTIVYFGSEDCAVELSRVEQAGGKIIDNKTSIGAYGFIGLVSDTEGNTIGFHSMQ
- a CDS encoding DUF3109 family protein yields the protein MIIIDDVLISDDVLEKQFVCNISKCKGACCIEGDSGAPVEKEERKILKKIFPKIKKYLTQEGIEAIEKQGTSVDEEDDEYASFATPLINGGACAYINYDENGTVVCGIEQAYRDGVIDYQKPISCHLYPIRLKRMDTMLAMNYDYWEICKDACTLGKKLKVPVYQFLKEPIIRKFGEEFYEILEQASKK
- a CDS encoding nucleotidyltransferase domain-containing protein encodes the protein MNKVESAYLFGSMTNAKIKNPNDIDLLIRFNDKINFIEYSDNYFRIINSLQELLKKDVDIVAEETISNKYLKQSIDAEKIQIL
- the miaB gene encoding tRNA (N6-isopentenyl adenosine(37)-C2)-methylthiotransferase MiaB, whose product is MNELLDYIENKQHDEKRQGEALNLDLNQSELKNNKFFYIESYGCQMNFSDSEIVASILAQQGYGITTNIFDADLVLLNTCSIREKAEQTVRNRLNSINEIKEQKPGLLVGVLGCMAERLKSKFLEEEKLVDIVVGPDAYRTLPELLAEAEGGQKAVNVLLSREETYADISPVRLDKNGVTAFISIMRGCDNMCSFCVVPFTRGRERSRNPESIIAEAHDLFQKGYREVTLLGQNVDSYKWKGEDKNDDKEAEVLLNFAQLLEKVALVHPDLRVRFSTSHPKDITDEVLYTMAKYENICKYIHLPVQSGSSSCLERMNRTYDRAWYINRVDAIKRIIPDCGISSDIIAGFCGETEEEHQDTLSMIDYVQYDMSYMFFYSERPGTLAARKYKDDVDLETKKRRLNEIITLQNQHSLQNNLKDLGKTFRVLIEKTSKKSDDELCGRNSQNKMVVFPRENYQIGEYVNVLIEKNTGATLIGKVVR